From the genome of Bordetella sp. H567, one region includes:
- a CDS encoding mandelate racemase/muconate lactonizing enzyme family protein, with protein sequence MRITDIRSYPISFPVPPDKSVTLSIGRTVKRDAVIVRVETDEGLVGWGEAHHGRCPGAVSRVVDTTLRELALGRDAMDVVGLWEYVYRKQLASHGVGAAAAMALSGLDCALWDIRAKAAGWPLYRLLGGANRAIKAYAGGISLGWQAPEALADEARRLVAQGYRAMKLRMGDVPANDIARARAVRKAVGDDIDILLDANTGYTVEQLRKVMPAFEEIQAGWLEEPFPPHDRHSYAKGAALGNVPFAAGENHFTRFDFNSLLEDGNVRFLQPDMSKTGGITEGLRIAALGSARKLSFNPHTSTTAPNMAVTIHVLCAVENPGYFEADVTELNPFRDELGGRAPYELDADGCVRPCDDASIGLEVDEAFLKAHPLIEGPCYV encoded by the coding sequence ATGCGAATCACGGACATCCGTTCCTATCCCATCTCGTTCCCGGTGCCGCCCGACAAGTCGGTCACGCTGAGCATCGGCCGCACGGTCAAGCGCGACGCCGTCATCGTGCGCGTCGAGACCGACGAAGGCCTGGTCGGCTGGGGCGAGGCGCATCACGGGCGCTGCCCCGGCGCGGTCAGCCGGGTGGTCGATACGACGCTGCGCGAACTTGCCCTGGGCCGCGATGCCATGGACGTGGTCGGCCTGTGGGAATACGTCTACAGGAAGCAGCTGGCCAGCCACGGCGTCGGCGCCGCCGCCGCCATGGCGCTGAGCGGCCTGGACTGCGCGCTGTGGGACATCCGCGCGAAGGCCGCGGGCTGGCCGCTGTATCGCCTGCTGGGCGGCGCCAACCGCGCGATCAAGGCCTACGCGGGCGGAATCTCGCTGGGATGGCAGGCGCCCGAGGCGCTGGCCGACGAAGCGCGCCGCCTGGTCGCGCAGGGCTATCGCGCCATGAAACTGCGCATGGGCGACGTGCCGGCCAACGACATCGCCCGCGCCCGTGCCGTGCGCAAGGCCGTCGGCGATGACATCGACATCCTGCTGGACGCCAATACCGGCTACACCGTCGAACAGCTGCGCAAGGTCATGCCGGCCTTCGAGGAAATCCAGGCCGGATGGCTGGAAGAGCCTTTCCCGCCGCACGACCGGCATTCCTATGCCAAAGGCGCGGCGCTGGGCAATGTTCCCTTCGCCGCGGGGGAAAACCACTTCACGCGCTTTGATTTCAACAGCCTGCTGGAGGACGGCAACGTGCGCTTCCTGCAGCCCGATATGTCGAAGACCGGTGGCATCACGGAAGGCCTGCGTATCGCGGCGCTCGGCTCGGCACGCAAGCTGTCGTTCAATCCGCATACCTCCACCACCGCCCCGAATATGGCGGTCACGATCCACGTCCTGTGCGCCGTGGAAAACCCCGGCTATTTCGAAGCCGACGTCACGGAGCTGAATCCCTTCCGCGACGAACTGGGCGGACGGGCGCCCTACGAACTGGACGCGGACGGCTGCGTGCGCCCTTGCGACGATGCCAGCATCGGCCTGGAAGTGGACGAAGCCTTCCTGAAGGCGCATCCGCTGATCGAGGGTCCGTGTTACGTTTGA